TCTTGACGTTGTTTACCCGTAATACCTGCAATTTTTAACGGCAAAATAACATTATCTAAGACGCTATCTTTGGCGTTCAAAAAGAATTGTTGGAATACAAAGCCAAAGGTCTGATTGCGTAATTTGTTTAACTCTTTCTTTTTAATATCAGTTGTTCCTTGACCAACAATTTTGACTTGTCCAGTTGTTGGCTTATCTAACAGTGCCAATATATGCATCAAAGTTGATTTGCCTGACCCACTTTTTCCGATAATTGCCACCGATTCCCCTTTTTCAATTTTTAAGCTAATTTCTTTTAATGCAGTGAATGCAGTATCCCCTGAACCATAGGTTTTTCCTACACTTAATGTTTCGATCACTTCCATTTTTACCCTCCTT
The genomic region above belongs to Enterococcus saigonensis and contains:
- a CDS encoding ABC transporter ATP-binding protein → MEVIETLSVGKTYGSGDTAFTALKEISLKIEKGESVAIIGKSGSGKSTLMHILALLDKPTTGQVKIVGQGTTDIKKKELNKLRNQTFGFVFQQFFLNAKDSVLDNVILPLKIAGITGKQRQEKAMAALAAVDLADKSQNKATNLSGGQKQRVCIARALVNDPEIIFADEPTGNLDSATGEKVEELLFRLNRQKGITLIIVTHDPDLAARCDRQIHIKDGFIVKEERA